The following are encoded together in the Vigna unguiculata cultivar IT97K-499-35 chromosome 2, ASM411807v1, whole genome shotgun sequence genome:
- the LOC114173530 gene encoding sucrose nonfermenting 4-like protein encodes MPVSDLVFSRQRISVFLSTHTAYDLLPESGKIIALDINLPVKQAFHVLYEQGVSMAPLWDFSRSQFVGVLSAMDFILILKELGNHGSNLTQEQLETHTIAAWKEGKLLLRRTLDSNGGSHP; translated from the exons ATGCCCGTGTCTGATCTAGTGTTCTCTCGCCAGCGTATATCTGTATTCTTGTCTACACATACTGCTTATGATTTGCTTCCCGAGTCAGGGAAG ATCATTGCCTTGGATATAAATTTACCTGTGAAGCAAGCATTCCATGTTCTTTATGAACAG GGCGTATCTATGGCTCCTCTATGGGACTTTAGCAGGAGTCAGTTTGTTGGAGTTCTTAGTGCAATGGACTTCATTCTAATACTGAAAGAG CTGGGAAATCATGGTTCGAATTTGACTCAAGAACAACTTGAGACTCATACTATAGCAGCCTGGAAAGAGGGAAAATTACTGCTACGCAGAACACTTGATAGTAATGGAGGATCACATCCCTGA
- the LOC114173529 gene encoding DEAD-box ATP-dependent RNA helicase 35-like: MEEEDDYEEYVPVAKRRAIEAQKILQRKGKAPLVTDDDLEKLRVAESKPSLLVKASQMKREQPEISVTEQIVQQEKEMIENLSDRKTLMSVRELAKGITYSEPLPTGWKPPLHVRRMSKKECDLIRKQWHIIVDGGEIPPPIKNFKDMRFPDPVLKKLKAKGIVQPTPIQVQGLPVILSGRDMIGIAFTGSGKTLVFVLPMIMVAMQEEIMMPIVPGEGPFGLIICPSRELARQTYEVVEQFLIPLKEAGYPELRPLLCIGGVDMRSQLEIVKKGVHIVVATPGRLKDMLAKKKMNLDNCRYLTLDEADRLVDLGFEDDIREVFDHFKAQRQTLLFSATMPTKIQNFARSALVKPIIVNVGRAGAANLDVIQEVEYVKQEAKIVYLLECLQKTPPPVLIFCENKADVDDIHEYLLLKGVEAVAIHGGKDQEEREYAIAAFKAGKKDVLVATDVASKGLDFPDIQHVINYDMPAEIENYVHRIGRTGRCGKTGIATTFINKNQSETTLLDLKHLLQEAKQRIPPVLAELNDPMEDNDEITGISGVKGCAYCGGLGHRIRDCPKLEHQKSMAIANNRKDYFGSGGYRGEI; the protein is encoded by the coding sequence CGAGAACAACCCGAGATCAGTGTGACGGAACAGATTGTTCAGCAGGAGAAGGAGATGATTGAAAACTTGTCGGATAGAAAAACTCTCATGTCTGTCCGAGAATTGGCTAAGGGAATCACTTACTCGGAACCTTTGCCAACAGGGTGGAAGCCACCTTTGCATGTAAGAAGGATGTCCAAGAAGGAGTGTGATTTGATTCGGAAGCAGTGGCATATAATAGTTGATGGTGGAGAGATCCCACCCCCAATTAAGAATTTTAAGGATATGAGGTTTCCTGACCCAGTTTTGAAGAAGTTGAAAGCTAAGGGGATTGTGCAACCAACACCTATTCAGGTGCAAGGACTTCCTGTAATCTTGTCTGGCCGGGATATGATTGGGATTGCATTCACAGGCTCTGGAAAAACTCTTGTCTTTGTGCTACCAATGATCATGGTGGCAATGCAAGAGGAAATTATGATGCCTATTGTTCCTGGAGAAGGCCCGTTTGGTTTGATTATTTGCCCATCAAGGGAACTGGCTAGGCAGACTTATGAAGTCGTGGAACAATTCTTGATACCTTTGAAAGAAGCCGGATATCCGGAGCTCAGGCCTTTGCTTTGTATTGGTGGAGTGGATATGAGATCGCAGCTTGAGATTGTGAAGAAGGGTGTTCATATTGTTGTTGCCACTCCTGGGAGGTTGAAGGATATGTTGGCCAAGAAGAAAATGAATCTTGACAACTGCAGGTATTTAACATTAGATGAGGCTGATCGGCTGGTGGATCTGGGATTTGAAGATGATATTAGAGAAGTCTTTGATCACTTCAAAGCTCAAAGGCAGACTCTTCTATTCTCTGCAACCATGCCAACAAAAATTCAGAACTTTGCCAGGAGTGCTTTGGTGAAACCTATCATTGTCAATGTGGGACGTGCAGGGGCAGCAAATCTTGATGTAATTCAGGAGGTAGAGTATGTTAAGCAGGAGGCAAAAATAGTTTATCTCCTTGAGTGCCTACAAAAAACCCCACCACCAGTTCTGATATTTTGTGAGAATAAGGCTGACGTTGATGACATCCATGAATACCTTCTCTTGAAAGGAGTGGAAGCAGTGGCAATTCATGGTGGCAAGGATCAGGAAGAGAGAGAGTATGCCATTGCAGCTTTTAAGGCTGGCAAGAAAGATGTGTTGGTGGCAACTGATGTTGCATCCAAAGGTTTGGATTTTCCTGATATTCAGCACGTCATTAACTATGACATGCCagctgaaattgaaaattatgtcCATAGGATTGGACGAACTGGTAGGTGTGGGAAAACTGGTATAGCTACGACATTTATAAACAAGAATCAAAGTGAAACAACATTACTTGATTTGAAACACCTATTGCAAGAAGCAAAACAAAGGATTCCCCCAGTTTTGGCTGAGTTGAACGATCCAATGGAAGATAATGATGAAATCACAGGCATAAGTGGAGTCAAGGGATGTGCATATTGTGGTGGACTTGGTCATCGTATCCGTGATTGTCCCAAATTAGAACATCAGAAGAGCATGGCGATTGCAAATAATAGAAAGGATTATTTTGGATCTGGAGGTTACAGAGGAGAAATTTGA
- the LOC114174170 gene encoding protein root UVB sensitive 3, with product MESSSSVSNKTITLEEWNGSSPTKLSKTFTIKASSSSVTITRSGARFSHVWRRLLQAFVPEGFPSSVTADYVPFQIWDSLQGLSTYIRTMLSTQALLSAIGVGEKSATVIGATFQWFLRDLTGMLGGILFTFYQGSNLDSNAKMWRLVADFMNDLGMLMDLISPLFPSAFVFVVCLGSISRSFTGVASGATRAALTQHFALQDNAADISAKEGSQETVATMIGMAMGMLLARITIGSPLAIWFSFLSLTVFHMYANYRAVRCLALNSINLERSSILLHHFMETGQVLSPEQVSSQEHVLPIRFISSSSRNSNYMHKKVRLGMRISSFDNMEIKEHLLSAASYYTKAKYILVERKGIIDVIVHKDSNAADVLKSFFHALVLAKNAHKSKSLHSDGQKWVDNQYEVFITKLKSLGWKTERLLAPIIWRAYWSYEPLGEKID from the exons ATGGAATCATCTTCATCCGTGTCTAATAAGACCATAACTTTAGAAGAATGGAACGGTTCATCACCCACAAAGCTCTCTAAGACTTTTACCATCAAggcttcttcttcctctgtaaCCATTACAAG ATCTGGTGCCCGATTTAGCCATGTTTGGAGACGCTTACTTCAAGCTTTTGTCCCTGAG GGTTTTCCAAGCAGTGTGACTGCAGATTATGTTCCTTTTCAAATATGGGACTCATTGCAG GGCCTTTCAACGTATATAAGGACCATGCTTTCTACCCAG GCTCTCCTGAGTGCTATTGGGGTTGGTGAAAAATCAGCTACTGTCATTGGTGCTACTTTTCAG TGGTTTTTGAGGGATCTAACAGGTATGCTTGGAGGAATCTTGTTCACTTTTTACCAG GGATCAAATCTTGATAGCAATGCAAAAATGTGGCGTTTGGTTGCAGATTTTATGAATGACCTTG GAATGTTAATGGACCTCATTTCTCCTCTGTTTCCATCAGcttttgtgtttgttgtttgCTTGGGAAGCATCTCAAGATCTTTCA CTGGTGTTGCTAGTGGAGCCACTAGAGCAGCTTTAACTCAGCATTTTGCTCTTCAGGATAATGCTGCTGATATATCTGCTAAG GAAGGAAGTCAAGAAACTGTGGCCACAATGATTGGCATGGCGATGGGAATGCTTCTTGCTCGCATCACCATTGGATCCCCACTGGCCATatggttttcatttttatctttgacAGTGTTTCACATGTATG CAAATTACCGAGCTGTTCGATGCCTGGCATTGAATTCAATAAACCTTGAAAGAAGCTCTATTCTCTTGCATCATTTCATGGAGACTGGCCAAG TTCTCTCCCCTGAACAGGTCTCTTCACAGGAGCATGTTTTACCCATACGGTTCATTTCATCAAGTTCAAGGAATTCTAATTATATGCATAAGAAAGTACGTTTAGGCATGAGGATTTCTTCATTCGATAACATGGAAAT TAAGGAGCATTTGCTTTCTGCGGCATCTTACTACACAAAAG CCAAGTATATACTTGTGGAAAGGAAGGGAATCATTGATGTTATTGTGCATAAAGATTCAAATGCTGCTGATGTCCTAAAGTCATTCTTTCATGCTCTGGTCTTGGCAAAGAATGCTCATAAAAGCAAATCCTTGCATTCAGATGGCCAAAAGTGGGTTGATAATCAATATGAAGTATTTATTACCAAG CTCAAGTCATTAGGTTGGAAAACAGAACGGCTTCTAGCACCTATAATATGGAGGGCGTACTGGAGCTATGAACCATTGGGAGAAAAAATTGATTAG